Below is a window of Melospiza georgiana isolate bMelGeo1 chromosome 18, bMelGeo1.pri, whole genome shotgun sequence DNA.
CATTTTTGTGCCTTGAGATATTAAAATGTTCTGACAAAAAGAGCaccattttttaatttctgactgcTACTGTGGACATTGGTAAGTCTGTGAGGTGAGATACAGTCTTTTCTACAACCTGGTCACACACAGGTGGGCGGCTGTAATGTTGATTCATATTTTGCAAGGTGAGTTTTCTGTGGATGTTGAGGTTTTTTGTAGATCCCACCACTCGTAATAACACTTGCGGGTTTTCTCCTACTTCTCTTCTTTAATCTCCGACTACAAACATTTTGCCAGGATTGAAGGGTCTTGGAAGTCCAGATCCACATGCCACTAGTAATGCCCACAACTAACAACATAAAAATTTTGACCATAAAAATTTCTACTGCTGGGATAGAGTTATTCATCATGCAGTCTAAATTTTTAGTCTGATTGTTCATCTTGCATTTCTGTTGAGTTGCCACAATTTTCCAGTAATCCATGTTCAGTCTCTCATAAAAATAGCAAGCTATCACGCAAGTTGCAGGCACTGTGTACAAGACCGAGAAGACACCAATCCTGACCATAAGCTTCTCCAACTTGTCGGTGTTTTCTCCACCTGTTTTCATCACCCTCCTGATATGAAAAAGGGCCACAAAGccagaaagaataaaagaagtGCCAATGATTAGATAACAAGCCAAAGGAATGAGCACAAACCCCGTCAAGGCGTTCACATCCATGCTGCCAACATAGCAGAGCCCTGTCAGCTCGTCGCCAGCCACCCTCCTCATCACCAGGATCATGATGGTCTTCACGGCCGGGATGGCCCAGGCTGCCAGGTGGAAGTAGCTGCTGTTGGCTTCGATGGCCTCGTGCCCCCACTTCTTCCCAGCGGCCAGAAACCAGGTCAGGGTCAGGATCACCCACCACAAGGAGCTGGCCATGCCAAAGTAATAGAGAACCAGGAACACGATGGTGCAGCCGgtgctctccagcccctcctggatGACATAGAGCTGGCCGCTGTCCCTGTCGCAGGCAATGCTTTCAGCACCTGAGAAGAGGCGGATGATGTACCCCACCGAGTAGACGCAGTAGCACATGGACAGGAAGATAATGGGCCTCTCGGGGTACTTGAACCGCTGAGGATCGATGAGAAAAGTGAGTACAGTGAAAGCGCTGGAGAAGAAGCACAGGATGGACCAGATGGCAATCCAAATGACAGCAAACTGTTTGTCATCCCTGCTCCAGTAGACATCCACCCCCGGCGTGCAGAGCGGCGCGCAGGAAGCGCTCTTTTCCACATGGTGGAACTTGCCGGGGTTTTCGCAGGACGCCCTGCTCAGgctgtccttgtgctgctgcagatcGTGCCCGCTGCTGGGCCGCTGGGGACGAAACATGGGGGGCAGCATGCTGGAGCCCCGGGGCGGCTCATCCGACCCGTTGTTGGGGGCTTCCATGCACAGGTAATTGGGGTCGTTCTTTTTGGGCAGTTTGCTGCAGTCCAACGAGTCCGGCCACTTAAAATTGAACTGCTCCATGATCGGGGAGCACTTCAGCCTCGCCTGCTCGCACATcaccctgcaggctgggatcGGGGTGGAAACCTGCTCCGTGCACATCGGGGCGTAGAGGGAGCACAGGAAAAATTTCAGATGGCTGTGGCACCCGTACTCCACCAAGGGGGCAAACTCGTGCAGCTGAATGGCAGCTTCCCTTTGGTTTTCGTGCCCCATCAGGTTGGGCATCCTGGTCATGTTGTAGCCGATATCCTTGCACATGGGGATCTCGATGGGCTGGCAGCGGCCGTCGCCGGGCCGCTCGATGTCCATGGAGCTGATGGCCGCGCAGCAGCCgctgagccagcagagcagcagcgcGGTGCTGCCGGCCGCCGGCCCCATGCTGGCGGCTGCGGGGCGGCCGGAGCGCGGGCCGGGGGCCCCGGGGCTCAGAGCAGCGGCCGGCCGGGCCCTGCCCGCCGCAGCGCCGGCCCCGAGCGCGGCGGGCCCGCGGCGCCGGCGGAGCGGGGCAGCAtcgcccgggcccggcggggagcggcggaAGGGAAAGCGCCCCCGCTCCGCAGAAGCGCCCAACTTACTGCGGGCAGCCCGGCAACTTTCCGCTCCCCGGGCTTCCACTTTCGCGATCCGCCTGcccacctccctgggctccGCTCCTTCCCGCGGCCGAGCGATGTCCGCGCAGCTGGGCGCGGGCACGGCCGGGCGATCACCGCGTCCCCTCGCACATGTCCCGGGCGGCTCCGCTGCCGCCGCCGGCTCCGGGGATTCTCCGCTCCTCCGACGGGTCGCGGCTCCTCACTTTCTTGCCGAGAGGTGGAGATTGGTTTATCCGAGCGCGGAataaaggaggaggagggggaggaaataTCTAAGCCCTTGAAGAGGGGGGCCTGAGAAATCCCCCCTGCTCGCCGCCCTCCGCTCCGGGTTTGCAATAGGTCGGCTCCGGCGCGCCGTGCCGAGCGCGGCCGGAGTGTGCGCGGTGTCTGTGCCGGCTCCGCTCCCCCGCCTCGCCAGCTCCTGCGGCCGCGGCAGCTGCGGCTTTGGGGGCGGCTGGATCCGAGgggaaaataaagtaaaaaaaaaaaaaaaaaaaaagctaaaccca
It encodes the following:
- the FZD10 gene encoding frizzled-10, which encodes MGPAAGSTALLLCWLSGCCAAISSMDIERPGDGRCQPIEIPMCKDIGYNMTRMPNLMGHENQREAAIQLHEFAPLVEYGCHSHLKFFLCSLYAPMCTEQVSTPIPACRVMCEQARLKCSPIMEQFNFKWPDSLDCSKLPKKNDPNYLCMEAPNNGSDEPPRGSSMLPPMFRPQRPSSGHDLQQHKDSLSRASCENPGKFHHVEKSASCAPLCTPGVDVYWSRDDKQFAVIWIAIWSILCFFSSAFTVLTFLIDPQRFKYPERPIIFLSMCYCVYSVGYIIRLFSGAESIACDRDSGQLYVIQEGLESTGCTIVFLVLYYFGMASSLWWVILTLTWFLAAGKKWGHEAIEANSSYFHLAAWAIPAVKTIMILVMRRVAGDELTGLCYVGSMDVNALTGFVLIPLACYLIIGTSFILSGFVALFHIRRVMKTGGENTDKLEKLMVRIGVFSVLYTVPATCVIACYFYERLNMDYWKIVATQQKCKMNNQTKNLDCMMNNSIPAVEIFMVKIFMLLVVGITSGMWIWTSKTLQSWQNVCSRRLKKRSRRKPASVITSGGIYKKPQHPQKTHLAKYESTLQPPTCV